A single region of the Silene latifolia isolate original U9 population chromosome 8, ASM4854445v1, whole genome shotgun sequence genome encodes:
- the LOC141594499 gene encoding putative F-box protein At1g32420: protein MKYPSFGDIPKELQIDILSWLPPKTLSIFNCVSKRWNTILTKHAFVLRHSRSYDKHSKLAFVTHKLIGGYDTVLSFELSDNKDPDRLNMTVPKTTKVIFTENNRTTEIIIGHHEGFTDTLWRKYNCNMMSNICNDLICLFTSFPKRVGLLSLRTREFITLPAVPTVGTAGRITLWYALGFDPVNKVYKVLSIYGGSEECCTKAMILTIGSKHWKPVEYKYLHFEVSMNSRYWRNHNRFCLDGVIYWVNDNKIDDTSVLTVVAFDLNRELFTDYTLDTIPIKDVETVRYYLTSLKGRPTVFIWKEESDMIQQLTLFDHKNPKAAWNRSSFIARDFPKQFPYGSSCTCVAGDSILLKPLKSYVNAEEQLDLSMSWYIWYDLENFAVEKSDHSV from the coding sequence ATGAAATATCCATCATTTGGTGACATTCCGAAAGAGCTTCAGATTGATATCTTGTCATGGCTGCCACCGAAAACACTGTCAATATTCAATTGTGTTTCCAAACGCTGGAATACTATTTTAACCAAACACGCGTTCGTGCTTAGACACTCTCGTTCATATGATAAACATTCAAAACTTGCTTTTGTAACACACAAGCTGATTGGGGGATATGACACGGTACTCTCATTCGAGCTTTCTGATAATAAAGATCCCGATAGGTTGAATATGACCGTACCAAAAACAACAAAAGTAATTTTCACGGAGAATAACAGGACAAcggagataataataggacatCATGAAGGTTTTACGGATACTCTCTGGCGCAAGTACAATTGTAATATGATGTCCAATATCTGCAATGACCTTATTTGTCTCTTTACTAGTTTTCCAAAGCGTGTCGGTCTTTTAAGCTTAAGGACGAGGGAATTTATTACTCTTCCTGCAGTACCTACAGTAGGTACTGCAGGTCGTATCACACTTTGGTATGCATTAGGTTTTGATCCAGTAAATAAGGTATACAAGGTTCTAAGTATTTATGGTGGAAGCGAAGAGTGTTGTACCAAGGCAATGATATTAACAATTGGATCGAAACATTGGAAACCGGTTGAGtataaatatttacattttgaagtaTCCATGAACTCGCGTTATTGGAGAAACCATAATAGGTTTTGTCTCGATGGAGTGATTTATTGGGTCAATGACAATAAAATTGATGATACTAGCGTGCTAACCGTGGTTGCTTTTGATCTGAATCGCGAGTTGTTCACAGATTACACGCTTGATACGATACCCATCAAAGACGTTGAGACAGTCAGATACTATTTGACATCCTTGAAAGGGCGCCCAACTGTGTTTATCTGGAAAGAGGAAAGTGATATGATACAACAGTTGACATTGTTTGACCATAAAAATCCGAAGGCGGCTTGGAATAGAAGTAGTTTTATTGCACGTGATTTTCCTAAACAATTCCCATATGGCAGCAGTTGTACTTGTGTTGCAGGAGATAGCATCCTGCTGAAGCCGTTAAAAAGTTACGTCAATGCCGAAGAGCAGCTTGATCTATCAATGTCTTGGTATATATGGTATGATCTTGAGAATTTCGCAGTAGAGAAATCGGATCATTCAGTCTAA
- the LOC141594501 gene encoding putative F-box protein At2g02030, with the protein MNDASFVGIPEELQIYILSRLPPKSLSRCKCVSKHWYTALTVKAFWLRHSVSYGKHPKLAFVACSTVEVKNKVLSIKINDDNTPKTTAVTVAKPPNVCVMVVNCFFTPTGGTESTEEIIRAQDVYLTDFHKIKYTCMSNICNDLICLSIDSSKRVGLLNIRTLDFIHLPEVTESEIALGFWYALGFDPVSKVFKVLCIYSEINMGYNTKAAILTVGSKYWNRIEYDCLPYSLMCSLYTTHPFCLDGVIYWVHEHDIQDDMNHMTMRLNVVAFDLNHEAFSEYRDLVVTPIEDVETYGFYLTSLKGCPTLFSWKIKSDENHEIQQLTLYNHKNPNASWTARSFISQDFPMMFSYRINETSVYVVGGNILLQYAESIQSTVISEEQDDTKSSRYILYDLENFAVK; encoded by the coding sequence ATGAATGATGCATCATTTGTCGGCATTCCGGAAGAACTTCAAATTTATATCTTGTCACGGCTGCCCCCCAAGTCACTGTCAAGATGCAAATGTGTATCGAAACACTGGTATACCGCGTTAACCGTAAAAGCATTCTGGCTTCGACACTCCGTTTCATATGGTAAACATCCAAAACTTGCTTTTGTGGCATGCTCGACTGTTGAGGTGAAAAACAAGGTTCTCTCAATAAAGATCAACGATGACAACACTCCCAAAACGACGGCTGTCACTGTAGCGAAGCCACCAAACGTATGTGTAATGGTTGTGAATTGTTTTTTTACGCCAACCGGGGGAACGGAAAGTACTGAGGAGATAATAAGAGCGCAAGACGTATATTTAactgattttcataaaattaaatatacttGTATGTCCAATATATGCAATGACCTCATTTGTCTCTCTATTGATTCTTCAAAGCGAGTCGGTCTTCTAAACATAAGAACCCTGGATTTTATCCATCTTCCTGAAGTAACTGAATCTGAGATtgctcttggattttggtatgcATTAGGGTTTGATCCTGTATCTAAGGTATTCAAGGTTCTGTGTATTTATTCCGAAATAAACATGGGATATAATACCAAAGCCGCAATATTAACTGTTGGATCCAAATATTGGAACCGAATTGAGTATGACTGTTTACCATATTCACTGATGTGTTCTTTGTATACCACCCATCCTTTCTGCCTTGACGGAGTGATTTATTGGGTCCATGAACATGACATTCAGGATGATATGAATCATATGACTATGAGGCtgaatgttgttgcttttgatttgAATCATGAGGCGTTCAGTGAATATCGTGACCTTGTTGTGACACCCATCGAAGACGTTGAGACTTACGGATTTTATTTGACATCCTTGAAAGGTTGCCCAACTCTCTTCAGTTGGAAGATAAAAAGTGATGAGAATCATGAGATACAACAGTTGACATTGTATAACCATAAAAATCCGAATGCGTCTTGGACTGCAAGAAGCTTTATTTCACAGGATTTTCCTATGATGTTCTCTTACAGAATTAATGAAACGAGTGTATATGTTGTAGGAGGTAACATCCTCCTACAATATGCAGAGTCGATTCAAAGTACAGTGATATCCGAAGAGCAGGATGATACAAAGTCTTCTCGGTATATATTGTATGACCTTGAAAATTTCGCCGTGAAATAG